ccgggacaccaggtctaccccgggccctgggacaccaggtctaccccgccgcccgggacaccaggtctaccccgggccctgggacaccaggtctaccccgccgcccgggacaccaggtctaccccgggtcctgggacaccaggtctaccccgccgcccgggacaccaggtctaccccggggacttggacaccaggtctaccccgggccctgggacaccaggtctaccccggggccagcgggacaccaggtctaccccgggccctgggacaccaggtctaccccgccgcccgggacaacaggtctatcccccggggcgggcgggacaccaggtctaccccggggacatggacaccaggtctaccccggggcccgggacaccaggtctaccccgggccctgggacaccaggtctaccccgccgcccgggacaccaggtctaccccggggccttggacaccaggtctaccccggggacttggacaccaggtctaccccgccgcccgggacaccaggtctaccccgggccctgggacaccaggtctaccccgccgcccgggacaccaggtctaccccgggccctgggacaccaggtctaccccggggacttggacaccaggtctaccccgggtcctgggacaccaggtctaccccggggacttggacaccaggtctaccccgccgcccggggacaccaggtctaccccgggccctgggacaccaggtctaccccgggtcttaggacaccaggtctacccctgggccttggacaccaggtctaccccggatgcggcggggacagcaggtctacccccttgccctgggctgccgtagcctaagtccggcgtggacagcaggtctaccccttgccctgggctgccgtagcctaagtccggcgtggacagcaggtctaccccgagccctgggctgccatagcctaagtccggcgtggacagcaggtctaccccttgccctgggctgccgtagcctaagtccggcgtggacagcaggtctaccccgagccctgggctgccgtagcctaagtccggcgtggacagcaggtctaccccgagccctgggctgccgtagcccAAGTCCCGccggggacacctggtctaccccagGCGGCTAGGCAAAGCCCGGCCGAGGGGCGCAGCGGGAAGACCCGCTCCGCCCCTCGCCAGGGCGAGGAGACCCGCCGTACCCGGCCCTCGCCCGCGCCGacggcggggggggggggggggggggggggggcgggccgggccgggccgggccgggccgggcgggccgggccgccgcgcgcgcgcgcgcccgACGACTCGCCGCAGGGGGACGCCCCCCACCCCTCCGCggcccgccgggccgggccgggccgggccgggccgccgcgcgcgcgcgcccgACGACTCGCCGCAGGGGGACGCCCCCCACCCCTCCGCGGCCCGCCGGCCCggcgcccgggacaccaggtctacccccgcCACCGGAGACAGCAGCAAACGGGTCCCCGCCCCGCACCGCGCGCCCGCGCGCGCGGCCGGGGGAGACCCGCCGCCGCCCTCGAGGCCCGCGCGCCCAAGCCCCCGCCCCGCGTCTCGGGCCTGAGACCCGCGCGGAGGGAAGTCGAGGCCGCGCGGCCCGGCGGAGCCTCTCTTGCTCTCCCCCCGGGGGCGCGCCCCCGCGGCGCGCCCCCCCCGTGGCTGGCCTAACTGGCGGCACGCGGCCCTTCGCTCGCTGCCCGGCCCCCGGACCCCGCGTATCGGGCCTGGGACCCGCGCGGAGGAGAGCGCGAAGGCGGACCGCGCTGGCCCGGGCGCCCCGcgcgcccggcgccgccggaGCCCCCTgtcggccccggcccgccgagagagagaagagagacctctcggaggaggaggaggaagcgcACCGCGCCCGCACGCCGGAGCGGCGGGCCGGCCGCCGCTGGCGTTCGACTGAGGCAGCAGCGACGACAAAAGCTTGTGTCGAGGGCTGATTCTCAATAGATCGCAGcgagggagctgctctgctacgTACGAAACCCTGACCCAGAATCAGGTCGTCTACGAATGATTTAGCGCCGGGTGCCCCACGATCATGCGGTACGCGACGGGGGAGAGGCGGCGCCGCATCCGTCCGCCCCTCCGGCTCCCAACCACGAGCGGCGCTCCTCACCGGGCCCGCCCGCGGACGGGCGGGCGGCCGGCTATCGCGAGCCCACCGAGGCGCCGGCGGCGCTGCGGTATCGCTACGTCTAGGCGGGATTCTGACTTAGAGGCGTTCAGTCATAAGCCCGCAGATGGTAGCCTCGCGCCAGTGGCTCCTCAGCCAAGCGCACGCACCAGGGGTCTGAACCTGCGGTTCCTCTCGTACTGAGCAGGATTACTATTGCAACAACACATCATCAGTAGGGTAAAACTAACCTGTCTCACGACGGTCTAAACCCAGCTCACGTTCCCTTATAGTGGGTGAACAATCCAACGCTTGGTGAATTCTGCTTCACAATGATAGGAAGAGCCGACATCGAAGGATCAAAAAGCGACGTCGCTATGAACGCTTGGCCGCCACAAGCCAGTTATCCCTGTGGTAACTTTTCTGACACCTCCTGCTTAAAACCCAAAAAGCCAGAAGGATCGTGAGGCCCCGCTTTCACGGTCTGTATTCGTACTGAAAATCAAGATCAAGCGAGCTTTTGCCCTTCTGCTCCGCGGGAGGTTTCCGTCCTCCCTGAGCTCGCCTTAGGACACCTGTGTTACGCTTTGACAGGTGTACCGCCCCAGTCAAACTCCCCACCTGCCGCTGTCCCCGGAGCGGGTCgcggccggcgcgcgccggccgcTTGGCGCCAGAAGCGAGAGCCCCCCTCGGGGCTCGCCCCCCCGCCTCACCGGGTAAGTGAAAAAACGATCAGAGTAGTGGTATTTCACCGACGGCCGGGACGCCGGCGGGCGGGTCGCCCCGCACCGCCGAGCGCGCGCCCGGCCTCCCACTTATTCTACACCTCTCATGTCTCTTCACAGCGCCAGACTAGAGTCAAGCTCAACAGGGTCTTCTTTCCCCGCTGATTCCGCCAAGCCCGttcccttggctgtggtttcGCTGGATAGTAGGTAGGGACAGTGGGAATCTCGTTCATCCATTCATGCGCGTCACTAATTAGATGACGAGACATTTGGCTATTTATTAAACATACACAAAATGTATATGTTCACCTTCCGGGTTAAGTAGAGGTGGCCCGTCCACCTGATGGCCAGATCGAACTGTGGAGCCCAAATCTGGGCGGACGCGGTTATGAGGGATGAACCCCTCCCTCCCAAAACCGATTCCACTGTCCAGCGGACCCGCCGAGGGGAGGGGCCGCTAGTGCACTAGAGCCACCTTGCAACAGAGGAAGTGCTAATGCCCGCAGGTCCTCTCCAGCCTCGCTGTGGAGAGGCCATGGGCGATTAGCACCCCAGTGTTCCCACCGAACCATGAGTCCccctccctgggctgagggTAGTTCTGCGTGGGTGTTGATGCCAGGACCCGCGCGGTCCTTTCCAACCGTACATAGAAAGACCTAGTAGGGGTCAGCAACTCAGTATTGTGTGCAAAGCAGGGGGTGCACCGTCTAGTCAAGTCACATCCGGTAGTTAGTAGGGACACATCCGAGTAAGGGAGAAAGTCATCAGCTAGTAGCCGCCCCTTTCGCGAACTACTAACCGTTGTCCATCATCATCGGCCCGTGGACTAGGCCCTGTGCAACAGTAGCCACACTGAAGCAAGCATGGAGGTTTCAGCTTTTTGTGAAACTGTCACTGGGTGGCGAGTCCAGCAACAGGGGGAGCCTAAAGAGGCCCCCACTCACCCTGGGGTAGAAGTCGACTTAGTTACCACAAGGGCATCCGGCGGGACCACGAGGAGGTGCGACTTCCACAGCTGAGCCCAGGTAGCAACTATGACCTCATCTTAAGAGAGTCATAGTTACTCCCGCCGTTTACCCGCGCTTCATTGAATTTCTTCACTTTGACATTCAGAGCACTGGGCAGAAATCACATCGCGTCAACACCCGCCTCGGGCCTTCGCgatgctttgttttaattaaacagtCGGATTCCCCTGGTCCGCACCAGTTCTAAGCCGGCTGCTAGGCGCCGGCCGAGGCGGGGCGCCGGCCCGGGGACCCCCCCCGGGGACCCTCCCCCGCGCGAACCGCTCGGCCGACGCCGGCCGCGGCCGCGCGCCGGCCGCGCGTGCGCGCGCGCGCGCCGCCGGGGAGGCGGCGCGCGACGAcgacggcggcggcggccgccgctgGGGCGCCGGCCGCGGCAAGGCGGAGGGCGGGCGGAGgggggggcgggcggcgcccgCCGCAGCTGGGGCGATCCACGGGAAGGGCCCGGCGCGCGTCCAGAGTcgccgccgcgcgcgcgcgcgcgcgcgccccGGCGCCCGGGCGGGCCACGCGGAGCGCACTCACCCGCGCGCGGCGCCTCGTCCAGCCGCGGCGCGCGCCCAGCCCCGCTTCGCGCCCCAGCCCGACCGACCCAGCCCTTAGAGCCAATCCTTATCCCGAAGTTACGGATCCGGCTTGCCGACTTCCCTTACCTACATTGTTCCAACATGCCAGAGGCTGTTCACCTTGGAGACCTGCTGCGGATATGGGTACGGCCCGGCGCGAGACTTACACCCTCTCCCCCGGATTTTCACGGGCCAGCGAGAGCTCACCGGACGCCGCCGGAACCGCGACGCTTTCCAAGGCGCGGGCCCCTCTCTCGGGGCGAACCCATTCCAGGGCGCCCGGCCcttcacaaagaaaagagaactcTCCCCGGGGCTCCCGCCGGCTTCTCCGGGATCGGTTGCGTCACCGCACTGGGCGCCTCGCGGCGCCCGTCTCCGCCACTCCGGATTCGGGGATCTGAACCCGACTCCCTTTCGATCGGCTGAGGGCAACGGAGGCCATCGCCCGCCCTTTCGGAACGGCGCTCGCCTATCGCTTAGGACCGACTGACCCATGTTCAACTGCTGTTCACATGGAACCCTGCTCCACTTCGGCCTTCAAAGCTCTCGTTTGAATATTTGCTACTACCACCAAGATCTGCACCTGCGGCGGCTCCACCCGGGCCCACGCCCCAGGCTTCGAGGCGCACCGCAGCGGCCCTCCTACTCGTCGCGGCCTAGCCCCCGCGGGCATCGCACTGCCGGCGACGGCCGGGTATGGGCCCGACGCTCCAGCGCCATCCATTTTCAGGGCTAGTTGATTCGGCAGGTGAGTTGTTACACACTCCTTAGCGGATTCCGACTTCCATGGCCACCGTCCTGCTGTCTAGATCAACCAACACCTTTTCTGGGCTCTGATGAGCGTCGGCATCGGGCGCCTTAACCCGGCGTTCGGTTCATCCCGCAGCGCCAGTTCTGCTTACCAAAAGTGGCCCACTGAGCACTCGCATTCCACGGCGCGGCTCCACGCCAGCGAGCCGGCCCCCTTACCCATTGAAAGTTTGAGAATAGGTTGAGATCGTTTCGGCCCCAAGACCTCTAATCATTCGCTTTACCGGGTAAAACTGCCCATTGCCGAGTGCCAGCTATCCTGAGGGAAACTTCGGAGGGAACCAGCTACTAGATGGTTCGATTAGTCTTTCGCCCCTAGACCCGGGTCGGACGACCGATTTGCACGTCAGGACCGCTACGGACCTCCACCAGAGTTTCCTCTGGCTTCGCCCTGCCCAGGCATAGTTCACCATCTTTCGGGTCCTAGCACGGACGCTCACGCTCCACCTCCCCGGCCCCGCGAGGGGGCGGCGGGCGAGACGGGCCGGTGGTGCGCCCGGGGCTGCCAGGCGCGACACGCGCCCTGGGATCCCACCTCAGCCGGCGCGCGCCGGCCCTCACCTTCATTGCGCCGCGGGCTTTCGACAACGGCCCCTGACTCGCGCACGTGCTAGACTCCTTGGTCCGTGTTTCAAGACGGGTCGGGTGGGTAGCCGACATCGCCGCGGACCCCGGGCGCCCCAGCGCGGCCCgtgagcccggcccggcggcgccGCGCGGTCGGGGCGCACTGAGCGCAGTCCGCCCTGGTTGACAGCGGCGCCGGGGgccggcgggcccggcccccgcaCCCCCGCGCGAAACGCCGCGCTGCGGGGGCGCCGCCGCAGCGACGCCCCCCGCCACGGCGCCGCCGACGGGGGGGGGAGGAGGGCGCGGCGGCGGTCCTCTCCCTCGGCCCCGGGATTCGGCGAGACCTGCTGCCCGGGGGCTGTAACACCCGCCGCCGCTCGCGCGGCGCCGGGCCACCTGCCCGCCGGAGGCCTTCCCAGCCGACCCGGAGCCGGTCGCGGCGCACCGCCGTGGAGGAAATGCGCCCGGCCAGGGCCGGCCGCCGGCCGGGCGGCGGTCCCCGCACCGGCCCGccccccccggcccgcccccgcgGACGGGGTTCGCCCGGGGGACGGAGGGGAGGCGGAGGCGAGGATCCGCCGGACCCGCGCCGGCCGACCGCAACTCGCCGGGTTGAATCCTCCGGGCGGACTGCGCGGGCCCCACCCGTTTACCTCTTAACGGTTTCACGCCCTCTTGAACTCTCTCTTCAAAGTTCTTTTCAACTTTCCCTTACGGTACTTGTTGGCTATCGGTCTCGTGCCGGTATTTAGCCTTAGATGGAGTTTACCACCCGCTTTGGGCTGCATTCCCAAGCAACCCGACTCCGAGaagccccgggcccggcgcgcCGGGGGGCCGCTACCGGCCTCACACCGTCCGCGGGCTGCGGCCTCGATCACAAGGACTTGGGTCCCCCGAGAGCGCCGCCGGGGATTGGGGCTTCTGTACGCCACATGTCCCGCGCCCCACCGCGGGGCGGGGATTCGGCGCTGGGCTTTTCCCTCTTCGCTCGCCGTTACTGAGGGAATCCTCGTTAGTTTCTTTTCCTCCGCTGACTAATATGCTTAAATTCAGCGGGTCGCCACGTCTGATCTGAGGTCGCAAGCCCAAAGCTTGGCCGCCGCGCGCGTGGGCGCGCGCCGACGGCCGCCTTGGTCtcccgcgccccccgccgccgccgccgccgccgccgccgccccctcTCTCTCCGAGCCTCCGGAGAGAGAGACGGACGGACGCACGCACGGACGGGCGGGCGGACGGACGGAAGGCTGCCGGGAGACCGGAGAGCCCCATCCCGGAGACGAGAACCGAAAAGGGAAAGCAACGCGGCAGAGACGGCCCCGCGCGGGGGGAGAGAGAGTGGTGCGACGGCGCCCTCGGCGCCCCCGAGACCGCGACAGAacggcaggaggaggaggaggagggcgggCGAAGGGAGGAGGGGGTCCGCACCCCCTGTCCCCGGCCCCCTCGCCTCGCGCGCGCGCGGCAGCACGGCACGGTACCGCCGCGGTACCCACCCGCAGACAGCCGCCCGCACGGGGGGGGAAGGCCGGGGGCGAGGCCCGCGCCTCGCCTCCCTTCTCGCCCTTCTCTCTCGCTCGCTCTCTCTCCGTTCTCTCGGCCCTCGGCGGCGCTTTCGACGCCGTCTCTCGCTCTCCCCCGGCCGCCGCCACCGCATccgcggcgcggccccggcgaGGACGAGCTCCGCCCCAGCGGCTCGCTCCGGGAGCGGGGAGCTACGGAGCGCTCCCCGAGTCTGCATTTAGGGGGACGAAGGCCCTGCGCGGCGACCGCGACGACGACGACGACGCCCGCCGGGCCGCAGGCAAGGGGACCGGGGCCGCCGAGGGAAACGCTTCCCTCGCCGAACCGCCTGACCGCCTTCCCTCCGGGCACCGGCGGgacgccgccgcccgccgcccgccgcgggcAACGGGCCTGCGAGGCGACCCCAGCCGCGCCGCCGGGGTGGCCCCCGGACGGCGATTGATCGTCAAGCGACGCTCAGACAGGCGTAGCCCCGGGAGGAACCCGGGGCCGCAAGTGCGTTCGAAGTGTCGATGATCAATGTGTCCTGCAATTCACATTAATTCTCGCAGCTAGCTGCGTTCTTCATCGACGCACGAGCCGAGTGATCCACCGCTAAGAGTTGTCTGGCTTTCGGGCGCCGCTCACGCCGAGCGGCCCCTTTGTCTCTCGCGCCGAGGACGCGCGGGCGCGCGCCTGGCTTCGACCGTACGAGCACACAGAGAAacggaaggggaaaaaagagatcgGAGAAGCCCACGCTCCGAAGGACCGCCAAGAGGCGGGGGGGCCCGCGCCCCCGACCGCCTCCCCCCGCGAGGGGAGACGCCGACCTCACATGCCGTCCTTCGGAGGCGGCCCAGGCGCCCGGGCTCGGCCCGGCCTCCGCGCGGAGGGCCACGCGGCGCGCGCCGGGCACGCGGGGGGCACGGCGGCCCGCCCGCTCTCGCTTTCACGGGACGACGcgcacacatacacacacggCTCGGGCCACACGCGGCCGGGGGCGCGGCCGTCGGCCCCCGCACACGCCGGCTCCCCTTCGGCCCCCTTCACCGCGGGGCTCGCGgcgcgccgccgcgccgccgcgcgGCCGGCTCTCTCTCTTCCACGGCGGCCTCACCCCGCTCGAGACGGCACGCGACGACGGCCGTGCCGCCGGCGCGCCTTCCCGCCCGGCGGGACCGCTCCCGCCGGGCGGGCCAGCGTCCGGGCGGACGCgctccgccgccggccccggagGCGGACGCCACCGAGACCCGAGCCGGCGTCGCCAGCGCCCGAGGCCTGCCGGACGGCAGGCCCCGCCATCGCCGGGGCCGCactcccggggccgccgccgccgcgtcGCACCGCCGGGGCCCCTTGCCTCGGCACGCGCCCGGCGGAAGGCGTACGGCGCTGAGCCGGGGGGCAACGCCCGCTCTCCTCGTTTTCACGCGGAGACCGGGCGGGGGAAGCgcccccgcggccgcccgcACGCCTTCCTACGGCCCACACGCGGCCGGGAAGGGCGACGGAGGACGCGACGTGCAGGGCCCAGGACGGGACCGCCGCCAGCGACGGCGGGCGCCCTCCGGCCGACCGTCCCCGCTGGGGGAGACACCCGTCgagcggcgccgccgccgctcggcACGGGGTCGCCCGCACTCGCGGGCCTCCGCCGACGGAGGGCCCGCCGGACGCTCGccccccgggcgggcgggcgatCGAGCCGGGCGGGGGACGGCCGGCGGACGGCGCCGCCGGTGCGTTCGAGGAGGAAAGGCCGCCGAGGGGAGAGGGGCCGGACGCGCGGGACGCGGCGCCGCGCGCGCGAGAGACCGCGGCAAGCGGGCCGAGGAGAGAGCGCGGCGGGCCCCGGCGGCCGCAACCCCGCGGccgaggaaaggcagagagcgGGCGCTCTCTGCCGGCGTCGCCCGTTACGACGAGGCGAGCGGGTCGGCCCCCGCGGCCGACCGCGCGACGCGGCCTCTCCGCCGAGGCCGGGCCGCGGAGAGGGGGGGGCAGGGCGCCCCTCCCCGGCGTGGCGCGGTTACccccgcgcgcgcgcgcggcgggGACGACGACGACGACGACCGCGACGGAGGGAGCGCGGCCGGCGGCCGCGGACACCACCGCAGGGGCTCGGCGGGAGTAGCTGCTCCCCACCCCTCAGTGGCGCCGCACCGCCGCCCGGCGACAaccaccgccgccgccgccgccgccgccggcaccGCCGCCGCCACGGCGGGCCGCGCCGAGCCGCCCGAGTCTTTAAACCGCCGCCCGGCTCGCCGGCCCCCTTTCGGCACCCCCGCAGCGGCGTTTGGCGACGCCGAGGGGGGAAACCTGGGGGGGAACCGCCGAGGCGCGGAGCGCTAGGTACCTGGCCCTGGGGCGAGGGAAACGACCTGCATGGCCCCGCCGGGGTGCCTCCCCCGCTGCCGCCCTCGGGGGAGCGTCCACCGGCGGGGGCGCGCCCGCCGTCTGCCGCCACCACCGCGGCGTCCTTCTCGGGGCCCGGGGTTTCCCTCAGTAGCCCGGCGCTGCGCCCGAGAGGACCGCCGCGGCTCGGGCCGCCCCGCCGGCGCGGGGACGCGGCCCGGCCGCCGAGCGCGCTGcgcccgcgcgcgcgcgcggcccGAAGCGCGGCCCGGAACGCCCGGAGGGCTCGGCCCTCGGCCGCGCGAGGGGCACCGCTCGGCCCGAGAGCGGGAGCTCCGCCGACGTGGCAAAGCCCCGCTCCCCGGTGCgggaagggctggaggagccGCCTCCTCCGAGCCCCGAAGGCGCCCCCGCCACCCGCTCCCTCGCCATTTCCACATCGGCCGCCGACGGGTGCCACGGCCGGACGGCCGGCCGTCGCTCGACGGGCGAAGCAGCGAGGGGAGGGACGGGCGCGCCTCCGGGAGGGGCCGTGCCGAGCACCCCTCCCTCCCGGCACCCGGGCGGCTTTCTCGCACGCTCCGAGGAGAGCCGGCCTCGGGAGAACTCGGGCCGCCGCCAGCGGGGCGCCCGCACGCGACACCCGGCGACCGGCGTTCGGCGGCGCCGGCCGCGGTGGGCGGGAGGCTCGGggccggccgcggccccgctccccggcgGGGACGGACCGGCGGCAGACCGGCGCGAGgcggggggaaggaggaggaggaggaggaggaggaggaggaaagccacCGCGACGGCGGCCCGGCACGCCGCGCTTCGAGGCCCGGCCGCGACGCGCGGTGTAGCGCGGGGTCAGCCCCGCCCGCGCGCACGGTGACGGGCGCGCGCGGCGCGCCTGGCCGCGCCGAGcggccccccccccccgctcGCTCTTCTCTCTCCCCCGAAATCCCCCCCCCGCCCGGAGGGTTCCGCGCGCCTCTGTCACTCTCTCTGGGGCTGCGGCGCGCGGCCTCGACGGGAAGGGCGTGTGGCCTCCCCGGTGCCGACCGAGGCCGGCGGGCCGGGGGGCCGAGCGTTCGAACGGAGCGGGCGTGCGAGCGACGCCGCGCGCGCGGCCGGCCGGACGGCCCGGCAACGCGGCAGGCGCCGAGCCCCACCGGTAATGATCCTTCCGCAGGTTCACCTACGGAAACCTTGTTATGACTTTTACTTCCTCTAGATAGTCAAGTTCGACCGTCTTCTCGACACTCCGGCAGGGCCGTGGCCGACCCCGCCGGGGCCGATCCGAGGACCTCACTAAACCATCCAATCGGTAGTAGCGACGGGCGGTGTGTACAAAGGGCAGGGACTTAATCAACGCGAGCTTATGACCCGCACTTACTGGGAATTCCTCGTTCACGGGGAAGAATTGCAATCCCCGATCCCCATCACGAATGGGGTTCAACGGGTTACCCGCGCCTGCCGGCGGAGGGTAGGCACAAGCTGAGCCAGTCAGTGTAGCGCGCGTGCGGCCCCGGACATCTAAGGGCATCACAGACCTGTTATTGCTCAATCTCGGGTGGCTGAACGCCACTTGTCCCTCTAAGAAGTTGGACGCCGACCGCTCGGGGGTCGCGTAACTAGTTAGCATGCCAGAGTCTCGTTCGTTATCGGAATTAACCAGACAAATCGCTCCACCAACTAAGAACGGCCATGCACCACCACCCACGGAATCGAGAAAGAGCTCTCAATCTGTCAATCCTGTCCGTGTCCGGGCCGGGTGAGGTTTCCCGTGTTGAGTCAAATTAAGCCGCAGGCTCCACTCCTGGTGGTGCCC
The nucleotide sequence above comes from Melospiza georgiana isolate bMelGeo1 chromosome 30, bMelGeo1.pri, whole genome shotgun sequence. Encoded proteins:
- the LOC131094629 gene encoding collagen alpha-1(I) chain-like, with the translated sequence MAPPGCLPRCRPRGSVHRRGRARRLPPPPRRPSRGPGFPSVARRCAREDRRGSGRPAGAGTRPGRRARCARARARPEARPGTPGGLGPRPREGHRSARERELRRRGKAPLPGAGRAGGAASSEPRRRPRHPLPRHFHIGRRRVPRPDGRPSLDGRSSEGRDGRASGRGRAEHPSLPAPGRLSRTLRGEPASGELGPPPAGRPHATPGDRRSAAPAAVGGRLGAGRGPAPRRGRTGGRPARGGGKEEEEEEEEEESHRDGGPARRASRPGRDARCSAGSAPPARTVTGARGAPGRAERPPPPARSSLSPEIPPPPGGFRAPLSLSLGLRRAASTGRACGLPGADRGRRAGGPSVRTERACERRRARGRPDGPATRQAPSPTDLGFPGAARRVMGITPPDRQSASFMDQPGSRHPRRRRGAARERPDAPGPPARAPPTLTAPALSPLRPAGAASRTRRWRHGGDGRRRRRPAASRPGGAWGGERRHARGTPLAPRPTPAAGPSRDAAGKEPGPLRSFSFATRMRAAREKPRKESRPAEGPLRRHPKSLIDRARSRGRSRANSDKGPTATVLGQRRRPPKPHLRANSDKGPTATVLGQRRRPPKPRLRSARAGPAWQPSPPGISGSVRAATTEVGEAPPPRPGQVRGAPSVGCRVRQLQKTLPANAGPRLKAEEGGWFQQRGPGTGRPDPGLRSFTGRADRRRGGPTAAEADRQPKKVPAEWAPA